From one Armatimonadota bacterium genomic stretch:
- a CDS encoding ABC transporter ATP-binding protein — protein MLRIEGITVAYGQVAALRDASLLVSPGEIVSIIGANGAGKTTLLRTISGLLHPLSGTIHFQTTRIDRMEPHQIARLGIAHVPEGRRIFPYLSVQENLWMGGLQIRERTQIEARLEEVFDLFPVLAQRRRQAGGTLSGGEQQMLAIARALMADPRLLLLDEPSLGLGPKVVDAVFDVIAKLHQQRRTVLLVEQNAYLSLEVADRAYVLETGRIVLEGRAAELMDHPHVRRAYLGR, from the coding sequence GTGCTGCGCATTGAGGGTATAACCGTAGCCTACGGCCAGGTGGCCGCGCTGCGCGACGCCTCGCTGCTGGTATCCCCGGGAGAGATCGTGTCCATCATCGGCGCCAACGGCGCGGGAAAGACCACGCTGCTACGCACCATCTCAGGCCTGCTCCACCCGCTGTCCGGCACCATCCACTTCCAGACTACGCGCATCGACCGGATGGAACCGCACCAGATCGCCCGGCTGGGTATCGCCCACGTGCCTGAGGGGCGGCGCATCTTCCCCTACCTGAGCGTGCAGGAAAACCTGTGGATGGGCGGGCTGCAGATCAGGGAGCGAACTCAGATCGAGGCCCGCCTGGAGGAGGTCTTCGACCTGTTCCCCGTGCTGGCGCAGCGTCGCCGTCAGGCGGGGGGGACGCTCTCCGGCGGGGAGCAGCAGATGCTGGCCATCGCTCGGGCGCTGATGGCCGACCCCAGGCTGCTGCTGCTGGATGAGCCGTCCCTGGGCCTGGGCCCCAAGGTCGTGGATGCCGTCTTCGACGTGATTGCCAAGCTCCACCAGCAGAGGCGCACCGTGCTGCTCGTGGAGCAGAACGCCTACCTCTCACTGGAGGTGGCGGATCGCGCCTACGTCCTGGAGACCGGACGCATTGTCCTGGAGGGAAGAGCGGCGGAGCTGATGGACCACCCTCATGTCAGGCGTGCCTATCTGGGCCGCTGA